AGGACTTCTCGTTGTGTTGTTTGGATCCATCGGCGTTTTTTGCTCTATCTGTTACACGGCACCCCCAATCAAGTTCTCGCACCGTTGCCTGGGCGAACTGGGATTGCTCCTCAACTTCGGGCCCATCATTGGCCTCGGCGCCTATTTTGTGCAAGCCCAGCAGTTGAGTACCGAGTCGTTATTAGCAACACTGCCCTGCGGCATCATGCTCTTCTCGATGATTATCATCAATGAAATCCCGGACCTCGAAGAGGACAAGCAGGCAGGAAAGATAACGCTCGTCGCGCGGTATGGAACGCAAACAGGCATTAAGCTCTATGTGGGAAGCTGGGCTGCGACGTATCTCGTGATCGTACTGGGTGCAGCGTTTCACGTGCTATCCCCCTTCATGGTAATTGTACTCCTCTCGTTTCCCTTGACCTACCGATCAATAAAGAGTCTGTTTACGCACTATGACGATCCACGAGCGATGGCGCCGGCAAACCTGGACATGATACGGGCGCACAGTGTCACCTCATTATTGATCATTAGTGCGTACGCCCTCGAAGGGCTCACGAACGGTGCGGATGGTATGCAACTGCTCGGTCTCCTTCTGGTCTTACTCGTTTTTTACGTACCCGCGGCGCTTTCGATATTCCGAGTTCCAAAGCCCGAATAAGCAGCCCTTTCGTAGACAGCGAGATTTATTTAGTCAGATCGTGGAAGAGCTCATCGGTATCGTCCATAATTTCCAGACCGGCGTTCCTGCCGCGATCTTCAAAAAGCAGTCGATTCCCACCGCTCGTCTTCTCGTACACTTTCAGGTTTATTGTTGACGTGAGACTTTCAAAGGTGTTATGCGTCATTGTGCCCTCATGGGGACTTTTGAGTGCCCATACGCGGCCCTGTATCGCTTCAATATCGGCTTTGAAATGCCGGTCTTCGAGGGTGATTCGCACGAGGTTTCGTTCTGTTTTTTCGAACTGTGTTATTCGAGCGCCGGCATAGGTCGCGAACGTGTAAAAACGACCGTTATACCTGAGGAGTCCGGCAAAGCCAGAGAAATTCGTGTGCAACCACGGTATTCGAGCAAGTGCAAGCATAAAGGATATTCCTTCGTCCGTAAAATGATTCGACTGCATCCAGATGTAGGAGCTGGGGAAGCTGTGCCCCCAATCTTTCTCGATGTAGCCTTTTCCGTTATCGAACGCTATCTGCTCACCGTCGATTTCTAAGGTGCCCCGGAGTGTGTGGTTCATGCTTACGATACCGTGTTTACACTGCATGAAGGGAACGAAAGAACCCCAGCCCATAAGTCCAGGCGCGAAGAATCGCTTGGGATACGAGATGACGTTCTCGAAGTGTAGCTCGCCGCGAATGCTCTGCCCTGATTGATCGAGGTCCACGGTGAGCGACGCGGTAGAGAACTGGTTTTTCCCGATGGTTACGGCGAAGTTCCGGGACGACGGAATGAAGGCAGCAACGGGGAACGTGAAGTACTCGAAGTCGCCGGTTTTACCGTTAAAAACCTGGATGAACGCGTGTGAGTTCTCTTTATCCTTGCCAAGCGAGATCCCCGGAATAACGGCGAGTATATGCGCTTCAGCGGTATCGACGAGCTTGAAGTACCAGCCCTCAAAATAGTTCTTATACGTTTTCTTACCCTGAAACAGCTCGGGGTTCCATATCTTTCGAAGGTTTGCGAGTACCATAGGGTTCGGTTTGTTCACGATTGAGAAATAGCGTGCATTTGCTTTGCTTCACTTCACTACCCGGTATCACTTTTTGTGACGTGAAGCTGGTTGAATATTTTAAGACGTACCCGTGATAAATGTTGCAGTTTTTTCAAACGCTCTTTCTTCTTCCAAAGATGCTCTGCATCTCTCCACCTTCGCGGTTTGTTTGACTTTGTTGGAGAGAGGTTATCGGAAACGACACTTTTATGCTCTCGGAGCATCTTCTGGTTATCCATTTATACTGAGCGCAGTAAAACCCACTCACCCGTACCGATGAAGGAATCGACGAGGCTTATCAGGATCGAGAACCCGCAGGAATGCCGCATAATCGAGCGGCTGAATCGCTTCGTGGTGCTGATAGAGCGAGACGGAACGGTCTATCGAGCGCACATAACGAACACCGGCAGGCTCTTGGAATTCATGGTCAAAGGCCAAAAAGCGTTCTGCTTCAAAACGCCGCAGCAGCACCATCGGGGCAAAACGGATTGCAGGCTGTTTGCAATCGAGGAGCGGGGGTTAGGGGCGCTCATCGATACCTGGCTGCAGATGAAAGCGTTTGAAGACGCTTTGCTGCGAAACCTCATTCCATGGCTCGCGGGCTGCCGCATGCGGAAGCGGAACGCAGCGTTGGGTGCATCACGATCACGCATCGATTATCTTTTAGAGTGCCATGATAAGCAGGTGTATCTGGAGGTAAAGAGCGCAGTGTTACGGGACGGTGCGTACGCCATGTATCCCGATTGCCCGACTGAGCGCGGGCGAAAACACGTACGCGAACTGACGAATTATGTGAGAGCAGGAGGAACGGGGATTGTGGTGTTTGTGGCGGCGCTGCCGTATGTTCGAGCGTTCAAACCGAATAGAGCTGCGGATCCGAAGCTCTCCGATGCGCTTGTGGTGGCACAGTCATCAGGGGTAGACGTAAGAGCTCTTGGGTTGTACTACAATCCAGAAGACGGGTGGGTGTATCTGTTTGAGCAGGATCTTGCGGTTATCATCGCCAATCACTGAGCCTTTTACTCATTTATAATCTTTCGAATCGATATAGAGCTGACGCATGTCACTGTATTCTTTATCTTTAGGTTCCTTGTGGTGAATTTCCAACAGTTTCTGATGCATGGGGATAAGAATTTCAGGAATAATCTTTAGGGCTTCTTCATCCCAGATTTTATAAATGGTGTTTTTTGGGACTATGTTATTAACAGTAAGAACGGCTAAATGATGATAATATTGCGAGACTAATCTTCTCTGATGATCTAATGTTGTTTTAAGAGTCTCAATGGGTTTCTCCTGTGGTTTTCCGTGCATTTTTGTTTTTTTATAATAGTTTTCCTGCACTTTTTGAAGTATTTTCTTTTCTTCATAGTATT
This genomic stretch from Methanomicrobia archaeon harbors:
- a CDS encoding prenyltransferase produces the protein MDKPPSCRPTSWWQAFRYHFVPPSIFPATIGALVSWAVIHTFSLWYFFLVLVGVTINHIALNMTDDYFDFKYSVDQLKPGEKNPYTGGSGTLTSGLIAPPDMFRAFTLLYLIVAAIGIYLGIVRGLLVVLFGSIGVFCSICYTAPPIKFSHRCLGELGLLLNFGPIIGLGAYFVQAQQLSTESLLATLPCGIMLFSMIIINEIPDLEEDKQAGKITLVARYGTQTGIKLYVGSWAATYLVIVLGAAFHVLSPFMVIVLLSFPLTYRSIKSLFTHYDDPRAMAPANLDMIRAHSVTSLLIISAYALEGLTNGADGMQLLGLLLVLLVFYVPAALSIFRVPKPE
- the sfsA gene encoding DNA/RNA nuclease SfsA — protein: MKESTRLIRIENPQECRIIERLNRFVVLIERDGTVYRAHITNTGRLLEFMVKGQKAFCFKTPQQHHRGKTDCRLFAIEERGLGALIDTWLQMKAFEDALLRNLIPWLAGCRMRKRNAALGASRSRIDYLLECHDKQVYLEVKSAVLRDGAYAMYPDCPTERGRKHVRELTNYVRAGGTGIVVFVAALPYVRAFKPNRAADPKLSDALVVAQSSGVDVRALGLYYNPEDGWVYLFEQDLAVIIANH